One window of the Colletotrichum lupini chromosome 9, complete sequence genome contains the following:
- a CDS encoding iron-sulfur cluster assembly accessory protein produces MNAPRILSRVAFRRSCTALQCASARRAYGSPSFQSYPLYSNNTLPPARGDGIPESSIASPDALPKVNETRPPKIPSQMATAHQQSSTPNTLSSSPSATQSSTTKTTTAATTSAAAAAPAPKISEQAAQTPKPAARPKRTLRARKAAMKLSPAAVEQLRAMLDQPEPKLIKVGVRNRGCSGLAYHLEYVEKPGSFDEEVVQDGVKVLIDSKALFSIIGSEMDWVEDKLSQRFVFKNPNIKEQCGCGESFMV; encoded by the exons ATGAATGCACCGAGGATACTCAGCAGAGTGGCGTTCCGCCGCTCCTGCACGGCATTGCAGTGCGCCTCTGCCCGTCGCGCCTACGGCAGCCCGTCTTTCCAGTCATACCCTCTCTACTCAAACAACACACTCCCTCCGGCGAGAGGCGACGGCATCCCTGAGAGCTCCATCGCATCGCCGGATGCTCTGCCGAAGGTCAACGAGACGAGACCTCCCAAGATCCCCTCGCAAATGGCGACAGCCCACCAACAATCCTCGACACCGAACACTCTTTCCTCTTCTCCTTCCGCCACACAGTCCTCGACGACGAAGACAACAACAGCAGCGACCacatccgccgccgccgcggctCCCGCGCCAAAGATTTCCGAACAAGCAGCTCAAACCCCCAAGCCAGCCGCCCGTCCGAAGCGCACGCTCCGCGCCCGCAAGGCGGCGATGAAGCTCAGCCCCGCGGCGGTAGAGCAGCTGCGCGCGATGCTGGACCAGCCGGAGCCGAAGCTGATCAAGGTCGGCGTGCGGAACAGGGGGTGCTCGGGCCTGGCGTACCACCTCGAGTACGTCGAGAAGCCGGGGAGCTTTGACGAGGAGGTGGTGCAGGACGGCGTCAAGGTGCTGATTGACAGTAAGGCGCTGTTCAGCATTATTGGCAGCGAGATGGATTGGGTTGAGGACAAGCTGAGCCAGCGGTTTGTGTTCAAGAACCCGAATATCA AGGAGCAGTGTGGCTGCGGAGAGTCGTTCATGGTTTGA
- a CDS encoding ATPase: MAAVDCPICNKPVKETLINSHIDSGCQNHIFNPERTSPPPPATQSNGTPGSTLTSSQAKRPASSFFSTPAPKRHAPPAKVLTTPSNGTTTTAAATTTRPMAGMKRRFDDGPGELPSPMATATDTDSEATQQTQPPETGPSAKRTKTARAAPLAERMRPRTLDEVCGQDLVGPHGVLRSLIESDRVPSMILWGGSGTGKTTIARCIAHSVGSRFIEMNATSSGVAECKKLFAEAANEGALTGRKTIIFCDEIHRFSKSQQDVFLKPVEAGTITLIGATTENPSFRVQGALLSRCRTFTLSKLSSEDVARILLRAIDEEARTNNFPGSPLVDAELVTYLAAFSDGDARTALNLLELALSLSTRAGTTKESIKASLTKTLVYDRAGDQHYDTISAFHKAVRGSDADAALYYLARMLQSGEDPLFVARRMVVIASEDVGLADNTLLPLATAAYTAAQQIGMPEARIPLAHCAVALSLAPKSTRAYRGLNNAYAALKEPGAAALPVPLHLRNAPTRLMREMGYGAEYKYPPNYREGRVRQEYLPDELVGRRFLEERDLGTEVDPDLEMEVES; this comes from the coding sequence ATGGCAGCAGTCGACTGCCCCATCTGCAACAAACCCGTCAAGGAGACGCTGATCAACTCTCACATCGACTCTGGCTGCCAAAACCACATCTTCAACCCCGAACGAACCTCCCCCCCGCCGCCAGCGACACAGTCTAATGGCACTCCCGGCTCTACACTCACCTCATCACAAGCCAAACGGcccgcctcctccttcttctcgacCCCCGCACCGAAGCGCCATGCCCCTCCCGCCAAAGTCCTCACGACTCCGTCCAACGGCACGACAACGACAGCGGCAGCGACGACTACTCGGCCCATGGCGGGTATGAAACGGAGATTCGACGACGGGCCAGGCGAGCTGCCCTCCCCCATGGCGACGGCCACCGACACAGACAGCGAAGCAACCCAACAAACACAACCACCAGAGACCGGTCCCTCGGCAAAGCGCACAAAGACAGCTCGCGCAGCGCCCCTCGCAGAGCGTATGCGTCCACGAACCCTAGACGAAGTCTGCGGCCAGGACCTCGTCGGTCCGCACGGCGTGCTGCGCAGCCTCATCGAGTCGGACCGGGTCCCCTCCATGATTCTTTGGGGAGGCTCGGGAACGGGCAAGACGACGATCGCGCGGTGTATTGCGCACAGCGTCGGCTCGCGTTTCATCGAGATGAATGCTACATCGTCCGGCGTGGCCGAGTGCAAGAAGCTGTTTGCGGAGGCGGCCAACGAGGGTGCTCTTACGGGCCGCAAGACTATTATTTTCTGCGACGAGATCCATCGCTTTTCCAAGTCGCAGCAGGACGTCTTTCTGAAGCCAGTCGAGGCCGGCACGATTACACTTATTGGCGCCACGACGGAGAACCCTTCCTTCAGAGTTCAGGGCGCGCTGCTCTCGCGGTGTAGGACGTTTACACTGTCTAAGCTCTCGAGCGAAGACGTGGCGAGAATCCTCCTCCGCGCCATTGACGAAGAGGCGCGAACGAATAACTTCCCCGGTAGCCCGCTCGTCGATGCGGAGCTGGTGACGTACCTGGCCGCCTTCTCGGACGGTGACGCCCGCACAGCGCTGAACCTTCTTGAGCTTGCGCTCTCCCTCTCTACGCGCGCGGGTACGACGAAGGAGAGCATCAAGGCGTCGCTGACCAAGACGCTCGTGTATGACCGCGCAGGCGACCAACACTACGATACCATCTCCGCCTTCCACAAAGCCGTCCGCGGATCAGACGCCGACGCGGCGCTGTATTACCTCGCGCGCATGCTCCAGTCCGGTGAGGATCCCCTGTTCGTAGCACGACGGATGGTCGTCATCGCTTCTGAAGACGTCGGCCTGGCAGATAACACTCTCCTCCCGCTCGCGACGGCGGCGTACACCGCCGCGCAGCAGATCGGTATGCCCGAGGCTAGGATCCCTCTCGCGCACTGCGCCGTAGCGCTGAGTCTCGCGCCGAAAAGCACGAGGGCGTATAGGGGTCTGAATAATGCCTACGCGGCGCTCAAGGAGCCTGGTGCGGCGGCGTTGCCTGTGCCGCTGCACTTGAGGAATGCGCCGACGAGGTTGATGAGGGAGATGGGGTACGGGGCGGAGTATAAGTACCCGCCGAATTATCGGGAGGGTAGGGTGAGGCAGGAGTATTTGCCTGATGAGCTTGTTGGGAGGCGGTTTTTGGAGGAGAGGGATTTGGGGACGGAGGTGGATCCGGATTTGGAGATGGAGGTTGAGTCTTGA